In Desulfosporosinus youngiae DSM 17734, the genomic stretch AAATACAGTCACATCACAATTGAAAATATTTTTTTGTTTATCAACAAATTCGTTGTTGGAAAGGACATAGCCCAAGGACACGGCGCCGATAATCTGTCCGTCTTTATCTTTCAGCGGCGTGCCGGCCCGAATTGAATATTTTACGACGGCTCCTTCTTCGATTCCCACCGATTGTTCCCCTTGCAAAGCCTTCTGAATGTTAATTTGCTTAGCAATACTGTCGCCATATTTGTCGGCTTCATGGGCGCGGATAAATACATTTCCCTCTTTGTCGGTAATCACAAGATAATCCATTTCAAAGGACGTAAGCGCCAATTGTCCAAGCTCCAGCAATCCCTGGCGGTCCTGGTTTTGGAGCGCACTTATCAGTCTGGGCGAACCTTCCAGCCATTTTGAAGCATTTAACGCTTTTTGCTTCATGCTTTCAATATCGCTGTTCAGAACAAGTGATTTGTTTTTAAGTTCATTTTCTATGCTTTGACTGATAACACCATCTACAGTTGAAGAAATAATAATAAGAACTGTAACCATAAAGAGTAATACAAATCCTACCATCAATCCTGATATTTTGCTTGTTAAACTATTAATCTTCATTGCCGACCTCTCCCTTTATTTAGTGAGTTCCTTAAGTTCTATTCATCTGAATCTATCTCTTTTGTAGGGATATGATATTTTTATTGCTAATATCTATTTGATTTAGATGGCCACGACATGAAACCTGCATGTCCAATCCCCGGTTGACCAGCAGTCCGTTTCCCGGACGATGAATTGCTTGCCTGTATACTGTTCCAGAATTCCCATGATCAGGCCTTCGTCATAATTGCACACTGTTTCGCCGGTTTCTGGCAGACCCGAGCAGTCAAGGTCTTCGGATACCGTCAGAATAAAGATCATATTCTCAAAGTCCGCATGTTCAACCTCAAGAAGCCCTATCCCCAGTACAGCCATTTTCTGTTTGAGTAAATGAAAAAAGTCCTGCGGCGGCAGC encodes the following:
- a CDS encoding V4R domain-containing protein, encoding MKSPFRSFKWKDIGDIERGRPAMGEKMHVAVYRMFHYSLRGVLEKSYGKEAVKHILVEAGRAAGKEFCRHELNPKLPPQDFFHLLKQKMAVLGIGLLEVEHADFENMIFILTVSEDLDCSGLPETGETVCNYDEGLIMGILEQYTGKQFIVRETDCWSTGDWTCRFHVVAI